In the Parus major isolate Abel chromosome 7, Parus_major1.1, whole genome shotgun sequence genome, TAGAAACAGGTCTGCAGGAGCTGTCCTGTGTGTGTCAAAAGCATTTCCATCAGATGACAGACAGCTTTTGGGCTTTGCCTCAAATGTGCTTTGGCACAACAGCAAGACCTTTGCACTCACACTTGCATGTAATACAAAAGTCATGGTCAGGCCTGTGGTTTTTACACACACATGCAGACCTACCTGTCTTTTGCAAAATGTTATAACCTATGAAAAAATATGCTGGAAAGTTTATTTAAGTAGATAAAAACTTACCCTTCCCATAATGCCCCCAAACTACTGATCTTCATCAACTGGTTCCTTAAACATGCCACAACACAGACTTCAAGCTGCAAATGAAAGAGATCACGGTGATAGTCAGTAATCTCAGTTATACACTTATTTGCTAGGAGGGATTGTAGCTCAAGGTGCTACACATTTGTGAGGGAAAGAGCCATTAAAAACTGCAGAGGAACTTTAGGGAGAACTTTACAGGAATTAAGTTAGAAACAGTAGTGGACCTAAAGAGAAGTTTTCACTGTCTtggcaagaaaagaaagtggCTAGCTCTTATCTAACAGTCCGAGTGATAACAAAATAATCTCATTTAATAATCCTGTGTTTTGGTGAAAAAGCTGTTGATCTCAGCAGTGAGAGAATGGTGTAACCAGAAACAGATGCCTTCAAGTCAAGAAACCTGGAGAAAATTGTGCTTTGTAGCCAAAAGTCGAAAGAGATGTCACCAGCCATGTATCACAACCTGAGATGTATGACTAGGGAGGTAGACCTACTGTTTACAAATTTTGACAGGAAGAAGTGatagaaaatgtaaattcatGCTGGGAGAAGGCAGCCTTGGAAGAGGTAGATGCTCTGGGGACTGGGTGATGATTGGTCTTCTGCAGGTCTACAGAATTTGTCATGGCTAAGCTTCACTGGTTCCTCCCCATGGTACCCTACAACAAGGTTCATTCAGATAAATTCTGAATTAAGGACTTCCTGCTTAGCCTCAGAAGATGGTCTTTTGTTTGCAGCAAGCCATTTGCTGCTGcttatattttctgtaaatgatcattcttttcattcttgtttCAAATCTTTCTGTGTGAACTGAGAACACAAACCCTGGAAGACTGATGATTTGAGCAGTGATTGTAGGGAAGGTGACCATTATGCCCTACATTCCTAAGATCTTCAATTTTCTTAAATGCAGAATAAACTtgtaggtttaaaaaaaaaatctggatgaGAGAACGTATATGTGACACAGTGCTTACTTACAAAAACcatttttattaacaaactGGGTTACTGTCAACCCACAGCTACTGTCAGGAGAGAGGTGAGTTCATGTTGACCTCTAATGTCAGCTCATTGTTTCGAGTCAGCTTCTGAGCATACCAGCTTGTAGACAGGAGTTGCTTTGGCTGCCACAGATGTCATGTGTGCCATGGATGGCAGTCCATCTGTGTCAACAGTGCAAAGTTCTTTTTCTCAACTAGCACCAAATTTGAGGTCTGCAACAATAGATGGGAATGGTTGATACTCTCTATGGAAAAAGCCTGTCCTTTCTTTCTAGATTATGAATTACTTGGAGCCAAAAGGGGTCTCTAAAGCTCTCACTGTTAAAATTTTTTGAGTCTCAACAAGCAAAGAATCAACAGTGTTTTCAGAGGTGAGGCATCTTTCCCAGGCTGAGTTCTTTGACCATAGTCAAGGCTAACACTCAATTTTCACATCTCATTTGTGAACTCAGGACATAGCACTTCTGTGGGCACCGCTACAAGTAGCTCCTCAGCTCCCCACAAAGGCTGTCAGGGAGGAGATGTGGTGTCACAGTGAATTGGTAGCTTGGGGTTGtagcagcacacacagacctCATTTCAATGCAACCACTTCTGTGTAGGCCAACCCTTTCTGTATGTGAGATACACGTGAAATACACCTGAGCAGGCAGCTGTCATTTGAGGGCCCTTTCAATCCCACAGGTGCCTAGTGGCCCCAGTATGGATACAGCTACCTGGGTGTGAACTCCACTCTATTGATGTCACCGATTCTGTTTCCTGCAAGCCTGTTATTGCCTTCACACAATGGTATTCTGCCAGGCTGGTAGCTGCTCCTGTGGCAAAACCTTCCAGCCTAGACAAGCCCTAGAAGCTTAAagtctttcatttcttttgagGTGGTTACACAACGGGCCTCAAGCTCCCTGCCAAATGCTGGTTTTTTACAAAGTTGGCACTGGGGATGTGAGCCAAGTATCACAAACCTGTGAAGCAGATGAGTGTGTTAGTCAGCAAATGACAGAGGAGATCGGCCAGGAAGTTTCAAACCGCATCAGGCTAGAGCCTGACTTTGCTAATGCTTTCTACTTTCTACTTCCTACTCCTACTTTTATCCTAAGATCAGATAACAAGTAGCAGTTTTTCTTTGTAACAATTCATTAATCAGAGAAATGATCCTTGCTGGTGTTTAGATGTTTTACTTAATTTGGTACTTCTGGCCTGCTGCCCCAGTAGTgccaaaattattatttctcacCCAGCAGGTGATAAATAACAACTTCAGTCATGATTAATACCATGAATTTCTCAACCTGACTAATGCAAAAAACTTCAAACCTGCAGAACAAGTGGGTGCTAATTGTTGTGAGAGCCATTGGAGCTGCACTCTgcttagaaagaaagaaagccaCAGGAAATGAAGTGTTTTCTAGCAGCACAGCTGATCCTAAGAGGCATCATTaagtgcagctcagcagcattcTCCATGTGCAGGGCTATGGTAgcctctttttttccacaacACTGAGCTTTAAGTACATTTGAGAGGCAGGAGATTGCcaggttatttttctttccctggggaggaaaaggagaaataaaataaaaggcagagaaaacagcagtttaATATCTCATTAACACCACTCAATACTAAAACTTTTATAACTGATAGATGAAAAATGACGGATCCTAGCAAAAGCTACTCACACCAAAGCCCCTTCACATGTCTCCCTTGAAATCTCATCATAAAAGGTAGAATCAAGAGGTTACCCACCCATTCAAGGAGAACTTGCTTCAGAGAGGGACAGGAAAACCAGAAGATCAGGAAGGACTGTCAGCTGGAAACAATGATCCTATACTATAAATCAGTCTGTGGCTGAGATCCTGGCACTTTCAAATCACCGGCTGGTTTGCCACAGCCTGTGGTGGAGCAGGGTGTTTGCtccttttcctgtgctgcacTTAGAGCGGCACAGGGCACACAGGATTCACAGTCTAGCTGTGTGTACAGTGCCGTGCTGGTCAGGAAAACGAGACCTTCACACCTGGAGCTGGCACCATGTGTATTTCTGATAGGGGCAGACACCAAAATCCAGCAAGGACACGAGCAGGTAACTGTGCTGAGGGGGTTCTGTGCTGAGCAAGATTAGGCCATTCCACAATCCCAAAGAAGCGTTTTAGGAATGGAGAAGCAGTCCTGTTTTCGCCAGGACTTTCCGTTTTAGCTCCACCAGGTGAAGAAAGTATCTGCTACTTTCCAACTTGAGAACCTGCCTACGAAGCTAATTACTTGTGGAATGAAAAGACTATAAGAAGCAAACCAGAATGGTCAAGTGATTTGTATTCAGACTCAGTTGTGTCTGTTCACTCGTAGCTCTGACAGCTTTCGTGACTTTGTGGGCTGTTTTGGTTGGGTAACTCCCATGCTTCCTGGTGAATGATAATCCATGgttctgacattttttctgttAGAAACCTACATCTTGTCTTAATTTGGGGAAACTTTAGAAGTTACAGCCATCTCTCTTCACTCAAAATAGCCTGTAGGGACTTTTATTTGTGAGACTGGAAAGCTAGGAAAGAAAATCATCATCCCCACTGTCCTGCTACATGAGACAAATAAACCATAGGCCTTCCTGGCATGATTCCTGTCTCtagtgcagcagctgtgcttcaGACATGGGAGATCTTCTAGAAACACCCACAACTCAAGAGTAAAATTCTCACAGACTGCACATGCACTGCCTTGTCTACTAGAGGGCCACTCAGACCAGCAGAAAGCCCTCACTGCTTCGTTTTGGAGAAGGCAGGTCAGTGTCCTTGCTCAACTCCCTTGCAAGAAAGgcttttgggtttgggttggtttggggttttttcagcccttaatttgttttattgctgGTGTTGTTGAAactttcattccttttcctgaAGTGTGCCCAGCACTTCATGAGCAATCTGTTTTAGTGTCCTTTGTAGGGCTGCAGCTTCACTGAGTTAAAGCACAGCTTGCCATGCAAGTGTTGGTCCTTGGAGCTCAGCCCAGTCTGCTACACAGCACCAGTCACGCTACCAGCATCGCTTTAAAAAGCATAATGGTTTCTTGTATTTATGAAGTACAAAGAATGTCATTTGGCTAGGATTTTAATAGCTATTTTCAGTGCAGGTAGCAAAGTCAAGATTTTCCTTCTAAGCTTAGGTATCACCTAGAATGAGTTGCAGCCTGAACTACAAACCAGCCCTGTAGCAAACATGCCTTACAGAAAGAATCCtcttcagaaaaggaaggaacgctcttttccatttaaatgaaattatcaAAGTCATACACAAGGAATGATGGGTGGTTAAAACTTTCAGAAACTTTAGTTCAACTTGAGAGCTCAGTCTCTGCTTGTCTTCAAACTTCAATATTGAAAACTCAATGTGATTTGCCTGTCTCTGTATCCTTAAGTGAAGTCTGAGTAGCTCAGGTGGATTTACACAAACTTTGTTTGCAAGAGATCAGTATCTTTTGCCCAACCACTTCCACAGCATGTATTTTCTGGATGAGACATTCAAAGCAGGTTAATGCAGATCACTCTGTGGGGGGTTTTTCACTACTCTATAGTTAACAAAGCTCGCTGTATGTTACTGCACAAAATTTGCAGTAACTTGCTGTTCAGCATTCAGGGTATTGTATTACCAGAGCTTGCTCTGCCTCACCTTGCTAGAATACAAAAAGTTTCATTCAATGCTGTTTCAAAGCAATTGCTGAAATTTGGTTACAAGGTGGCTAATGGCCACTGCAGCCTTGGAAGAGGAGGAATACATGACCATTTGCACTTTTTCAGACTGCATAAAAATTAATAGGTAGGCTTAGAAATCCATtaagtaaataagtaaattaCTCCTGTAGTTCAGTCTATGGTAGCAGAATTGCTGAAACAACAGAAGCTAGTTCAAAAACTTTCCTCATAAATGGTGCTCTGCAAATAGCAAGAGGGTAAAAGACCAACTTAATTACTCTGGATTAAGATACCTGAGTTTTCACAAAGGATTTCCCCATCACCATGGCACACTAACTTTAGTCTATGAGCACTCAAAGTAGCACGTATCACAATGTTCTCTCcaaacttttaaagaaaaacccaaccaacaCACAACAAATTCTTCTCCAGTTGATTTCAGGGGTTGAATTTCATGCAGAAAAGCAAGTTTGAAAGAAATATCTGAGTTCTCAGCTAACAACTGCTTTGATAGTAGAAACAGTCACTAAGCAGTTAAGAGCTGGCAAGGTTTAGTTTAAAAAGGTGTTCAACAGAGAGATGTGAATTGTTAAGACTCAAATGCAGGACAAGGGTAATTTACCCCTCCTGGCAAGAGTGGTTTGATGAAGTACGAAGACACCCCTACACACTAAGTGGATTTGACTGCAGTAGGAACTTAGGACTGTTGTATCAAAAAACAGGCAGTAAGAATTCAGCTATTTTCCAGTCCAGCTGGCAAGAGTGGTCCCCCACAAAAGCAGTGAGTAAGCAAGAGTGGTTCAGGAACCTGTCATGGGAAACACAGCCAGTCCAAGGCatgcagctgctttctgctcagttttaagagagaaggaaatgacaGCCAAAACCTCATGACCATTGTATAACCAGTTTAAGCCATTAAGTGGTCTGACACTAAAGCATATAGTCAAAagaacatatttcaaaataagaacACAATGGTTCCAGCAAGCCTAACAGCCTGAGCTGGTTCCCATTTGTACCCAAGACTTCCTGAGAGCACAAGGTTTGTTTCTGCCACCAGCATGTTCCTGGTGGTGCTTTTGGAAAAGCATGAAGTACAATTGAtacagcagaacagagcagtACCATTTAATGCACTTGAAATAATACTAGTCAGATCAGTCCTTGCCTACACACAAGAACTCTCCCTTGAAAAGCTCAGCATTGCCAGGGTTTTTGGAGCACCACAGTGATACTTCTTTGTTTACTTCTGTATCATTGTGGCTACATGTACCAAGAATAATGTGGAGGCAGAAGGACCAAGACATGCCAGCCATCTCAGTGAATCCTTTTTCTATGAGAACCACATCTGGTAGATCAAAGTTCAGAAGCAATGTTAACATACTGGAAGTGGAAGCAGTGAAGCAGACACTTACCTAGCAAGTTAGTTTCTTAAATAAATAGTAGGACAAGCTGGGGATTAAAACTGGGAaactacaggaagaaaaaaaattataatcaaaaaaccaaaagtgaATGAGAGATAAAAGCCAGAGGCAAGACACACACAAGATGGACTGACAGCCAGAAGCAACTTTGACACAAAAATAGGAACTGACTGAATAAGATCACATGAGTTGTGTGCTACAGAGGTCCAAGACATTTTTTTCACCCGATTTCTAAATAAGTTTTAGCTGAGGCAGACAAATTTTAAGATCTCTAATGCATACTTTCACTCCCAGCCTACTAATTCTAACTAGTTTACAATTTTCTTCCAAGTGTCCTGCCAAAAGGATCCCACTCATGAGCTACACAGACACTAAATTTAGTAAAAAAGGCATTTAGAAAGATCAGAGATCaacttcagtgttttatttttttttaaatagatacaATATTTTTCCAAGGTCACTTTACAGTAAGTGGCATACAGGctaataaaatggaaacattcaTACAGACGTTTCAACTTAAATCTGTACATAATATTCTACAACACAAATACTGTagctaacatttttttcttactccAGAACAATTTGGCAGCTTCAAAATGCCATTCCATTCCcaaaatcaatttatttaaCAAAGATAAACCCAAAACTGAAATGTGACCCACCCTAAGCACCGTGCTTATTTGAGCAAGGATGATCTCTTGGAAGATTGGGCTGAAACTGTACAGCTGTCTTTGTCATGACCCTCAAAGTACTGCTGCTCTATTCGCCGACAAAACGCTGTAAGATTACTGTAGTTCTTCACTTTTTCAGAGAGTTCATCAGTGATTAGTTGAGTAGTAAGGATTGTGAACAGATGTCCAAACACCAGAGCATCTAATTCAGTTggtctgtaaaaaaataaataaataaataaataaaaaagaacaggTATTTTGGGAGACAAGTCCTGACCAAGAAAAACCATGCCGTTCTGAGTAAGCTTTATATAACCATGCAGCCTAAGAATTGGGATGAAATCAAGCAAGGCTAAATCAAATGTATGAAATCTGTGTATAGGGTATATTAAGAAACCTGCTTGTTCTCAGGATGGCATTTTCCTTGCCTTAGGGAGCTTGGAAATGTGGAAATAACATCTCTTAGATCAGACAGACTTACTGATCTAGTTTCAAGCCATGCTCCACCTTTTAGTCCTGTAACAAGGGCAAATGCTTATCAGGTGTTTTGTggctcttctttttcttctgcagatgtgtattaaaaaaatcctactaTTAtattccaaggggaaaaaaaaagggagaccAGCAGAAGCTTATGACtcccattctttttttttgtgttctgcaaCAATCCGGAACTATTCGACCAACAAGAAAGGGAGTTCCAcggtggcagcagctggaaacatctcttttctgagaaaacaggtattttggaaatgttttagGTATGACCCTTCTGAATTGTCACCTTGGACCTTAAAGCAGTCCATGTATATAAGCAGtccatgtaaaaataattttttttttccaaatgcattaATAACTTCAGAGTCCTCCTTTACTAATGTTCAGTATATGCAGCATGAAGTTTTCCTAACTGATTAAATTtccacctttttatttttgtggatCACTAAGCACTCTCCAGTGGAGATATAGACCCCTGCATAACAAACTTGAATCTGTCAGAAACAGGCTGCTTTTCTTATTCACCTCTCAAAGACTCACAGAAGTCACAGACTGAAAACTACTGAACTAAAAATACATACTTCATTAGTAATATTTCAGACAgctaaaaaatttaaagatttaaacTACCACAAAAAGCCTGGTTAACAACCAACAACACAAATTTCTCAAGTTACAATTctttagaaatacagaaagaaaatttaagagATACTATGTTTAATAATCGTAGGAGAAATCGTCTTCTATAAGGCATATTTCTGTATCCCCTGAATTAACACTACCCAACTAGTCTCGCTTGGAACAGATTAAGGGGCAAAGACACAATGCAGAAAAGTAACCAAATACTGCCATTTGGAGACATCTCCCTGTTCAAATGTAGTAAACTGAAATCCAGACCTGAGCATTTCTAGACTGATCTATGCACAGGAGACAAGAGGAAGCTAATGTGATGTTATTTAAGTCtgtaacatttcaaaaataGTGAATtattggagagggaaaaaaaaattaaaagagcatATTGCAATTGAAAGAAATTGGTGAGAGCAGAGGGCATTCCCTGGAGGTcaggtaatttcttttttctctcctggcaATGTGAATCTTGGTTTTCACTTTGCATTTGGTTCTTTGGGGACCAGCTAGCTTCTCCCCCAGTTGTTAGAACTCACATGCACCCTCATTCTAATTCAGTTCATTCAGAACTGCTTCTGGTGTTAATGATAAGCTGTCCTGATCAGGTTGGCACAACATACATCCAGTCCTCTAGCAAAGAATGTTGCCCAAGAAATACAGGTAAAGCtttaaatgtataatttttaataagaaactAACTATATCAAAGTGTACATTTTTAGCCTACATAAGTTGTGGTAGAATCTCTAGAGAAGACAACCAGGAGTAAAACAAAATCATATATACAACAAACTtacaaaagcttttcctttaaaacctttttaaaaaacttatttctgaaatttcaaGTTTAGATTCCAGTCacacatttgtatttttgcaACTAATCacacagcattaaaataaaataggggTTTTATATAACTACATTCGTATGTATGTGGGTATATACCTATATCTCATATTTCTGGATGCAGTATTTCAATAAAGAGTAACTTACTGTTTATTGAAGAAATATGGTTGTGTTCCTAATCTCTGGGAGAGAGCCTGACAGCACTGATCTACATCTTCAAGCACCTATCAAAACACACAAGAAAGAAAGATCCATATTGTCAGGAAGTGACACCATTGCAAGAAATAACTTTATTCTGTTTGCACCCACAGTGGGAACAAGAATGCAACATGCTGGAATATCAAAAGCTGTTAAAGTCAGCCAAACCTACACAGCAGGCAGGTAGCAAAGTGTTACTTAATTTAACATTTGATGCAAGGCAATTCTGATTAAGTGCTTCCCTTAACATTTACAACTGAGTTTAATGAAAGGTACTGACTTAAACCTCACCACCTGCCACAATCCCACAAAGAGTGCCTGTCAGCATCATACAGGAAGCAGGGCACAGAACTTACAACCTATTTTCAGGGCTATGGTCTAAACTAACACTGACAGAGTTGTACACTCATGGCAAAATATCCTTCCTCCCACCCCATTGGGCAGCACATAGTTTATGATTTATTGCTGCTGAAGGCAAACCTGACTCATGATGATGTTTAAAGTACAGAATATACATTTCACTACATCTGTTTCAGGAACATGCTACTCTCCActgcctattaaaaaaaaaaaaataaaagaaaacaaatcaaaaggaAATCAGGGTAAAGAAATAAGGTTCACTTTTCACACTTACCTGTTCTAGTGTCTTTCCAGCCCATCCAATGGCTTTCATCTTTCGCCTAACCTCCCACTGCTTCTGATAGGACAAAATGCGGTTAAGAGGCCACGGATAAGGAGAGCCATACCTTGGGTGAGTAatcttttttgaaaaacagaaaggtaCTGCATTATATTACAAGAAAATACACATACCTCTTGAACAAAACAGatagtatttaaatatttctctcagaaaaggagctgtagaagagaaaagcagttgTGTATGCTGTAACTATTTGCACAGAATCTACTGTCTGAAGCATAACTATTTAAAACTATTCTTTCAGAAGCATAAAGAAAACCTGTATCTATTCTGCAATCGGCTCCCTCCAGTAACACGGCCTCCCTAAAATGTGTATGCAATGAAATTAAAGTGGAAAGACTTTATCATTAATGGTATAAACCCCCATGTTTCATTTATGAGTAGGGACTTGCAGTTGTGAGCAAAAGTGTTTtctcattaaattttaattaagataAATGCTGTGGAACCACTCACCTCCTCTACTGTAACATCATCACACCACTGGAGATAGAGctaggaaaagaaagaacactTACTAAAACTTCCTAATAAAGGAGAAtacagaaacaattatttttcactagtagaattttcttttctaaattagattcaaatttccatttcatttcttctcctAGACCTTTGAtgtacaaaagaaattaaaactggaaGGCAAAAGCCCATTTGCTAGTCCTTGCTTCACCAGCACCAAAACTAAGCTTAGACCAAAAGCCTGCTCCTGTTGCCCACACCACACCCAACTCAAGGCACAGGTGACCAGCCCTCAGCTCCTCAGTCACCTGCATCTCCCAGCGCTTCCAACACTGCTCCCACCAGGACTGAGTAACCTGCACTGGCCACAgacaggcagcacagaggatCCCAGGCTCCCCCATGCACGGCATGCACATGGGGACAGTGAGAGCAGGGTGCCTGGCCAGCTGGGACGTGCCATAGGACCCCAACCACCACTGGCACTTCCTGGCAGTTACTTCTACACTTGACATAGGTGAGGGGAATCACACGTGGCTACAGGAACAGGTCAGCAAGCAACCCACAGTGTAGGAGAATTTATTCCTGTCTCCTTTCACCTCAAAAGCTGATGACCTAATCTGAGAACAGCACTATTTCCACTACAGGGAAAAATCCTAAAGCTTTCTTGCCTACAGTCACTTATGTAAGTGTGTGGAGTTACTAAGGTTTGCTGTACCTCTGCTGTCAAGAGCATATTATTGACCAATTCCATGTAGGCTTTCATCTCAGCTTTTTGGACTTCATCCAATCCATCACTGAGAGAATGGCCctaatggggaaaagaaaaaagacacacATGTAAGAACGAGTATTGGAGTATTCAGCAACATATGACCCAAGGACCTTTAACATCAATGAGCTTTGGCTCAGATTCTAATCTCTTACATAGTTCAATAATAAATTTGTATGAAATTTTTAGATACAGTATCCTTTACAATTAAAACCAAATCATCACAATGTAACTAATCTAATCTGTAAGAAATCTAAACTAATCTACAAGAAATTTAGACTATTATCAGTTATAGATGAACTGACTTTGAAGTATACAACCTCCTGGTCAGTGTATCCCTATGGCAAGAAGTAAATACAAATTTACATTTGTGATACAGATTCAACTTCCCAGTTAAAacatggcatttttttaaacagatggGAGAGCAAGGGGGCCAGAGTGGGAGAGTAAGGGCAAATTTGAATGGAACATTCCAGGATTTAAAACAATCAGTTCTGGGTTTTAAGACCTCTGAGGCCCAGAGACAAAGCATGTAGAAAAACAGTCTCAGAAATTGGCACTGATATGCAGCTATCCTGCATAGAATTTACTTGTAGATTTGAGgaaatgataa is a window encoding:
- the MTX2 gene encoding metaxin-2, with translation MSLVAEAFVTQLAAAEPWPENAALYQQLKEEQILLSDNASSLAVQAFLQMCNLPIRVICRANAEYMSPSGKVPFIHVGNQVVSELGPIVQFVKAKGHSLSDGLDEVQKAEMKAYMELVNNMLLTAELYLQWCDDVTVEEITHPRYGSPYPWPLNRILSYQKQWEVRRKMKAIGWAGKTLEQVLEDVDQCCQALSQRLGTQPYFFNKQPTELDALVFGHLFTILTTQLITDELSEKVKNYSNLTAFCRRIEQQYFEGHDKDSCTVSAQSSKRSSLLK